The Lepeophtheirus salmonis unplaced genomic scaffold, UVic_Lsal_1.4 unplaced_contig_15502_pilon, whole genome shotgun sequence genome contains the following window.
ataaagtattttaattattagttgGTCATATTTTTCTTACCTTCCATGACTCCCATATTCTGTCTCGGGGAGCATAAAGGCCTTTAAAGCACCTTTcgagtattttataaaaaagaagatattttatttatcttatgcTCCTGGTGACTTGTTTGATCTTTCTAGCATTTTTTATATGAGTTCAAATCTGccttttgaatcaatttatcaGTACCTCTACTTCATGCAGTCAAAGGCGCCTTCATCCTTGTACCCTATGTCACACATTAATTGGTGATTAATAACTCTCTAGCAACGGTGGCTTCTTGCAGTACTTTgttctattatttattgaattatttgaacTAATATTAGCACCTATTTAGAGTCGAGTTGCACTTGTTCACTGACTAGTAGTAACCCATTGCCATTTatcatactatttatttaatttagtaataatatatatcttaaattgCCACTTTTCGTCAAGAAATGATGATGATCTTCTATCCCTAAGTATTTGTATTGctattgatatattattcttCTGCACTTCTTCTTTGTACCTACCCTCCCCCTTAAAcaatgaaagctagcaacgtcCCTGATTCTCGATAATGAAATGAACTagcaacaataattaatttgtataatgatattatttatttttaatcatttgaaaCATGAGATATACATCATTGAATCTATGAAAGATGGAATGACTTCTTGGGTAAATCAAATCTAAGACTGTCTTTGTTTCTAACAATAAATTAGGTAAAGACTTAAATTCCTTCTTATTAATAAGGATCATCATAAGAAGCATCAAATATTCCGCCgtgaatatatcataaaaacatCCATACTTCCTCTTGGCCAATAAaatcctttcaaatataatttgtaattctaACAATAAATTAGGTAAAGCTTAAATTCCTTCTTATTAATAAGGATCATCTTAGAAAAACCAAATATTCACCgtgaatatatcataaaaacatCCATTTCCTCTTGGCCAatcaaaatttcttttatttcaaatatcgaGCCAAATCtatttgtaaattcatttaaaatattttatattcctgAAAAGCTATAGCTCGTTACAGTTCTTCATTTAGATACCATCCAATAAAGGAATTCGAAAATACTGTGAttttacttctttaaaattCAAGCTCGTTTGCACATTTACCTctttttctttgatcaaaaaatattctttttttgataatatctgTCTAATACTTCCGTGGTTACAGATTAAAGGCTACTCTTACATCATCGAAATTAGCAATCTCACAGAGAGCTTTTACAACTAACGTATGACCATTAAACATATAGATTGCATTTGGTCTACATGAGTGATCTATGGCAGAAAATTCTAAGCATAAACATCCCCCAATGTCTATAAAGTTTTTCATTCAGCATAAAGGAGGCATTTAtcataagttttgtaaatatattaagtacttCAAATTCATTAGTTTCCAATGATCCACCAagcttatatattattgtagcTAAATACGttaagaatctttttttatgcTCTGGATTCATTAGAATATCTTCCTTGTGAGACACTAGGtcaataaattttcttgaacGGCCATTGGgcaaataaactaaattaagtGAAATTACATTgtttactattatatatatatatatccagaCATTATATATTACCTTCCTTTGAATATCCACCATCATATTTCAGCTTACAAAGAGTTCGAACAATGAAAAAGTAAATCCATTGGAGGCTCttttaaatctaacattttcAAGTATTTACATTCCTGCTTATGAATTTCTGACCAAGATAATCTTTGGCATTGTCTTCCACAATAATATATGACGCAACATCTGGAACATCTCAAAATTTTTGCTTGTCGGCTTGAAAAGCAGTAGTCGCATGTTTTATAACGAAATTCCTCTTTAAAGGCATATGAGAAGGGTTTACATCTCAGGACTTCGTCCCCCATTTTATACACCATGACTCTAATTCTTCGTTCTTCTTTTACTGGATTCAATAATGTTAATAACCTCTATTTAAATACTGATAGTGGTGATATCCTTTCAACTCCCGCTATTATGAATTCTACAAAGAGTGATTGGTTGTTActgtctttttgtttttttgttagtggAATAGTAGTCACCATCATGAAGACTCAAAGCCTGAGTGCAATTCTATGGAGTACTTTAATACTAGTGCTGTATCGTTCgcgtattattttttgttttgaacgATAGCTTGATATATTGAATGCGCATTTCCATGAACATCCTAACATTTGCTAGAAAATAAGTCttctcaagatagccttcaaaatcacaaataagatttaatggatcaaataaaccTTATAATGgactttaaaacatttatttttctgttatcttgtaaagttttacaaaaaatctgtGTATACCACGTACATGAATTTTAACCTGACATTAGCATCTTCAATCTACGCAATAtcaaagtactttgtcttaatttttaacctcctCCTTTTTTTCAGTAACCATTATTAATTGTCTGAAGGCGTGGGAAGTGGCATTACtcgaattttttatattatacaatccaattgaaggtatttaaaaaagaatcatcttctgcacaatactgtactctgtaattcatgaaaatttcattcaattctctggatgtttaaaaagatattttatggcTCTTTGCTACTTATTTCTTTAGTGTGAATTTGTGCTGAAGcgtcaaaatgtaaaaattgttttcaatataCCGATATGCATATCTCCTTTATTTTTCCCGCATTTTCGTCTAGAGTGTGCAGGGAGATTCAACTCATCAATCCCctctttttcatataaataccaGGCGTTTAGATGTAAGAGtcaatcaatttcttattaatcaTTCAGTTATTAACAATTATCCCCCGATTCTAGCACATTTGTATTCGACATGTTTCCACGACATTTGTATCAATTCTTATATATCTTAGCTCACAGTTAATTATAAGGGTATATGTACAAGCAAATGTAAATG
Protein-coding sequences here:
- the LOC121131013 gene encoding LOW QUALITY PROTEIN: histone-lysine N-methyltransferase SMYD3-like (The sequence of the model RefSeq protein was modified relative to this genomic sequence to represent the inferred CDS: deleted 2 bases in 2 codons), which translates into the protein MVYKMGDEVLRCKPFSYAFKEEFRYKTCDYCFSSRQAKILRCSRCCVIYYCGRQCQRLSWSEIHKQECKYLKMLDLKEPPMDLLFIVRTLCKLKYDGGYSKEVYLPNGRSRKFIDLVSHKEDILMNPEHKKRFLTYLATIIYKLGGSLETNEFEVLNIFTKLMINASFMLNEKFIDIGGCLCLEFSAIDHSCRPNAIYMFNGHTLVVKALCEIANFDDVRVAFNL